GACGAGATCTCGGGAACAAGGGGGTGGATGAGGTCGACGACTTCCGCGACTCGCGGCTGCTGCGGAGGCTTCGCCACCATCGCTACTTCGTACGTGGCCGGCGGATCGTCGCGCGAACGGGGCGGAGATCGCCGATCGACCCGCGCGTCGCTTCTTCGCCCACGGCCACAGGGGCCGATGCCTCCCGGCGAGTGATCGTCACGAGATCGTCGAGTGAGCACTCCAGTGCATCGCACAGAGCAGCGAGGACGTCGAGACGCACCCGCTGGGGTGGCTGCGTCACCAGCCGATACACCTGCTCTC
This genomic interval from Microbacterium sediminis contains the following:
- a CDS encoding helix-turn-helix domain-containing protein produces the protein MTVELDTGWNLRSVMASRGIFQTSKLKPLLEERGIDLSREQVYRLVTQPPQRVRLDVLAALCDALECSLDDLVTITRREASAPVAVGEEATRGSIGDLRPVRATIRRPRTK